The following are encoded in a window of Ranitomeya variabilis isolate aRanVar5 chromosome 8, aRanVar5.hap1, whole genome shotgun sequence genomic DNA:
- the ERP27 gene encoding endoplasmic reticulum resident protein 27 — MARPSCCLQTALLLLLVSCSVAAEPGNSTDIEAPERGAIVLDDVPSARAFIGSTEIAVVGFFVDPEKPEFGYFNTIVKNHPEWDYGITTSKAVLKHYKIQSNSISIFRQADNFRDDMVVELVEELTPAKLYRFLTINELRLVTDYNPMTAIGLIASKVQVHLIFFTHKGVKEQEEITRELREAAKDLRGQVLFVKMDVSSRNNQKILSRFKLKQSDLPLLSVYDTESNQKRILAPGEVTATGVKKFCLDFLSGAREEESENAKTEL; from the exons ATGGCACGACCCTCCTGCTGTCTCCAGACCGCACTGCTTCTCCTCTTAGTGAGCTGCTCTGTGGCGGCAGAACCGGGGAACAGcacggacatcgagg CTCCTGAGAGAGGCGCCATCGTATTAGATGATGTTCCTTCTGCCAGAGCCTTCATTGGTTCCACGGAGATCGCGGTGGTCGGGTTTTTTGTG GACCCCGAGAAGCCAGAATTTGGGTATTTTAATACAATTGTAAAAAATCATCCAGAATGGGATTACGGCATCACAACCAGCAAAGCCGTCCTGAAGCACTACAAGATCCAGAGTAACTCCATATCCATATTCCGGCAG GCAGATAATTTCCGGGACGACATGGTGGTGGAGTTGGTAGAAGAACTTACTCCTGCCAAACTTTACCGATTCCTCACCATCAATGAGCTGAGACTGGTCACAGACTATAACCCCATG ACGGCCATCGGACTGATCGCCTCCAAAGTCCAGGTCCATCTTATCTTCTTCACTCACAAGGGCGTGAAAGAACAGGAAGAAATAACGAGGGAACTACGGGAAGCGGCAAAGGATCTCCGGGGGCAG GTTCTGTTTGTGAAGATGGACGTGAGCTCGAGGAACAATCAGAAGATCCTGTCGCGCTTTAAGCTGAAGCAGAGCGACCTCCCGCTCCTGTCCGTGTACGACACCGAGTCCAACCAGAAGCGGATCCTGGCTCCCGGGGAGGTCACCGCCACCGGCGTGAAGAAATTCTGCCTCGACTTCTTATCCGGTGCGAGG gaggaagaatcagaaaatgcGAAGACAGAATTATAA
- the ARHGDIB gene encoding rho GDP-dissociation inhibitor 2 — translation MSEQAAVVHDLEDDDELDGKLNYKPPPQKSLQEIQELDKDDESLEKYKKSLLGAGPVVTDPNAPNVTVTRLTLVCDAAPGPITMDLTGDITTLKKEAFALKEGVEYKVKICFKVSKEIVSGLKYVQHTYRAGVKVAKATFMVGSYGPRPEEYEFLTPVEEAPKGILARGNYHNKSFFTDDDNHNHLTWEWNLSIRKEWSE, via the exons ATGTCGGAGCAGGCGGCAGTCGTTCATGACCTGGAGGATGATGATGAGTTAGACGGGAAACTAAATTACAAACCTCCGCCCCAAAAGTCTCTTCAAGAAATCCAGGAGCTGGATAAGGACGATGAAAGTTTAGAAAAGTACAAGAAGTCACTACTTGGAGCAGGGCCGGTAGTCACAG ACCCAAATGCTCCAAATGTGACAGTGACTCGCCTCACATTAGTCTGCGACGCAGCGCCCGGACCCATCACAATGGATCTCACTG GAGACATAACGACCCTGAAAAAAGAAGCGTTTGCTCTGAAAGAAGGTGTGGAATACAAAGTGAAAATCTGCTTCAAA GTGAGTAAGGAGATCGTGTCCGGGCTGAAGTACGTGCAGCACACATACCGCGCGGGGGTGAAAG TCGCTAAGGCCACATTTATGGTGGGAAGTTACGGCCCCCGACCCGAGGAATACGAGTTCCTGACTCCTGTGGAAGAAGCTCCGAAAGGAATATTAGCTCGAGGAAACTATCACAACAAGTCGTTCTTCACCGACGACGACAATCACAATCATCTAACCTGGGAGTGGAACCTGTCCATCCGCAAGGAGTGGAGCGAATAA